A window from Actinomycetospora corticicola encodes these proteins:
- a CDS encoding streptomycin biosynthesis protein StrG produces MADRSEHGTVLTYDPIEFPFSTVVAKILDTPDLEKIHELGRRADVDNHDQDSDDHSIFYREYDQVRDLYDRFLVEWILPQYGEDLAVQRVPTFRVHRPGSVAVSEFHKDSDYNHQPATLNYWLPLTRAYGTNSMWIEDAPGSDTYSPAVVEPGEVFRFDAVNNRHGNYANDTDTSRVSFDFRAIPLRLFVDEGKSTVNAKRRMDLTGYYRKLSADGTLGE; encoded by the coding sequence ATGGCTGACCGCAGCGAGCACGGCACCGTGCTCACCTACGACCCGATCGAGTTCCCGTTCTCGACCGTCGTCGCCAAGATCCTGGACACGCCCGACCTGGAGAAGATCCACGAGCTGGGCCGCCGGGCGGACGTGGACAACCACGACCAGGACTCCGACGACCACTCGATCTTCTACCGCGAGTACGACCAGGTGCGGGACCTCTACGACCGCTTCCTCGTCGAGTGGATCCTGCCGCAGTACGGCGAGGACCTCGCCGTACAGCGCGTGCCCACCTTCCGGGTGCACCGCCCGGGCAGCGTGGCGGTGTCCGAGTTCCACAAGGACTCCGACTACAACCACCAGCCGGCCACCCTGAACTACTGGCTGCCGCTGACCCGCGCCTACGGCACCAACTCGATGTGGATCGAGGACGCCCCGGGCAGCGACACCTACTCCCCCGCCGTCGTCGAGCCCGGCGAGGTGTTCCGGTTCGACGCCGTGAACAACCGCCACGGCAACTACGCGAACGACACCGACACCTCGCGCGTGAGCTTCGACTTCCGCGCGATCCCGCTGCGGCTGTTCGTCGACGAGGGCAAGTCCACGGTGAACGCCAAGCGCCGCATGGACCTCACGGGCTACTACCGCAAGCTCAGCGCCGACGGGACGCTGGGCGAGTAG